In Necator americanus strain Aroian chromosome IV, whole genome shotgun sequence, the following proteins share a genomic window:
- a CDS encoding hypothetical protein (NECATOR_CHRIV.G15851.T1): MNSEFEFSEAKPPLSAMGHVVESIGIDNDSQGKCRVCSNRITDKYMSRIDSRVYHENCIRCCVCDVQLQEKCYEKEGQLYCSAHYFKDCSPYRCSGCKLGVSPTDMVYKLKTGMVFHVDCHACIRCGRRLSPGEQILVDEAAQSVACMQHFYTVRLRSQPINGILAYYVLFTFYCGQTLFNKEFAKEVT, from the exons ATGAATTCCGAGTTCGAGTTCTCAGAGGCAAAACCACCTTTATCTGCCATGGGACATGTGGTGGAGTCTATTGGAATCGATAATGACAGCCAG GGTAAATGTCGGGTATGTTCGAATAGAATCACCGACAAGTACATGAGTAGA ATCGACTCAAGAGTATACCATGAGAACTGTATCCGCTGTTGTGTTTGCGATGTACAGCTGCAGGAAAAATGCTACGAAAAAGAAGGCCAACTATACTGTAGTGCTCACTACTTCAA GGACTGCAGCCCTTATCGATGCTCCGGTTGCAAACTTGGCGTTTCCCCCACTGATATGGTCTACAAGCtaaaa ACAGGTATGGTGTTCCATGTGGATTGTCATGCCTGCATTCGATGTGGTCGTCGACTGTCTCCTGGTGAGCAGATTCTGGTGGACGAGGCAGCGCAAAGCGTCGCGTGCATGCAACATTTCTATACAG TTAGACTTAGGTCACAACCAATTAACGGAATACTGGCTTACTACgtcttatttactttttattgcGGACAGACATTATTCAACAAAGAATTCGCCAAAGAAGTTACTTAG